GTCAGTGACTACCGGGTTGGTTCTTGTCAGTGGGGAGATCACAACATCTACGTATGTTGACATTCCAAAAACGGTTCGCCAAACCATTAAAGAAATCGGATACACACGTGCGAAATACGGATTTGATGCGGAAACTTGCGCGGTTTTAACATCAATTGACGAACAGTCTGCAGATATCGCGATGGGTGTAGACCAAGCGCTTGAAGCCCGTGAAGGCACAATGAGCGATGAAGAAATCGAAGCGATCGGTGCCGGTGACCAAGGTTTAATGTTCGGTTATGCGTGCAACGAAACGAAAGAGCTTATGCCTCTTCCGATTTCACTTGCCCATAAATTGGCCCGCCGCCTAAGTGAAGTCCGTAAAGAAGATATTCTTCCGTACCTTCGCCCTGACGGCAAAACACAGGTAACGGTTGAGTACGATGAAAATAACAAACCTGTCCGTATTGACGCGATTGTTATTTCAACTCAGCATCACCCTGAAATTACGCTTGAGCAAATCCAGCGCAACATTAAAGAACATGTCATCAATCCGGTTGTTCCTGAAGAGCTGATTGATGAAGAAACAAAATATTTCATCAACCCTACAGGACGTTTCGTTATCGGAGGCCCTCAAGGGGATGCGGGACTTACAGGACGCAAAATCATCGTTGATACGTACGGCGGCTATGCTCGCCACGGCGGAGGCGCGTTCTCAGGCAAGGATGCGACGAAGGTAGACCGTTCTGCTGCTTATGCAGCGAGATACGTTGCGAAAAACATCGTTGCGGCTGAGCTTGCTGATTCTTGCGAAGTACAGCTTGCTTATGCGATCGGTGTTGCACAGCCTGTGTCAATCTCAATCAACACATTCGGTTCCGGAAAAGCTTCTGAAGAAAAACTGATTGAAGTTGTTCGCAATAACTTTGATTTACGACCTGCCGGCATTATCAAAATGCTTGATTTGCGCCGTCCGATCTACAAACAAACTGCTGCGTATGGCCACTTTGGACGTCACGATGTTGATCTTCCGTGGGAGCGTACAGACAAAGCGGAGCAGCTGCGCAAAGAAGCTTTAGGAGAATAATTTTATAGCCGCTTACTGGTTAAGCGGCTTTCCTTTTTTGTTGTTGTATTCATATTTATTTTTTACATAACTGTGAAACCAAATACTATTCACAGCGTCTATAAATAGGGGTTCAATGATGACAATTTTAATTATGGAGGCAATACTATGTGTGGATTTGTCGGGGTTTTTAACAAGCATCCGTTAGCTCAAACCGCTGATCAAGAAGAACTAATCAAACAAATGAACCAAATGATCGTTCACCGCGGTCCTGACAGTGATGGATATTTCCATGATGAGCACGTTGGATTCGGATTCAGACGGCTCAGCATTATTGACGTAGAAAATGGCGGACAGCCTTTATCATATGAAGATGAAACCTATTGGATTATCTTTAACGGAGAAATCTATAACTATATTGAACTAAGAGAAGAACTAGAAGCAAAGGGGTATACATTCAATACAGATTCGGACACAGAAGTTCTTCTTGCGACTTATCGCCACTACAAAGAAGAAGCGGCGTCCAAACTCCGCGGGATGTTTGCCTTTCTGATTTGGAATAAAAACGATCATGTGCTATATGGAGCCAGAGATCCGTTCGGCATTAAGCCGTTGTACTACACAACGATTAATGATCAGGTTTATTTTGCCTCAGAGAGAAAAAGTTTAATGGTTGCTCAGAATGAGATTGAAATAGACAAAGAGGCATTGCAGCAGTACATGTCTTTCCAATTTGTTCCTGAACCAAGCACGCTTGATGCCAATGTGAAAAAAGTAGAGCCGGGTTCACAGTTTACAATCCGCCCGGATGGCGATATCACATTCAGAACGTATTTCAAAGCGAACTTCAAGCCTGTTCAGACAGAAGAAGACAAGCTAGTGAAAGAAGTCAGAGACGCGATCTATGACTCTGTAAAAGTTCATATGAGAAGTGATGTTCCTGTCGGTTCATTCCTGTCTGGCGGAATTGATTCTTCCTTTATTGTATCCGTTGCGAAGGAATTGCATCCGAGCTTAAAAACATTCTCTGTCGGGTTTGAGCAGCAGGGCTTCAGTGAAGTTGATGTAGCGAAAGAAACTGCCGCGGCATTAGGCATTGAAAATATCAGCAAAGTCATTTCCCCTGAGGAATATATGAACGAGCTTCCGAAGATCGTATGGCACTTTGATGATCCGCTTGCTGATCCGGCAGCGATTCCATTGTATTTTGTTGCAAAAGAAGCGAAAAAACATGTAACGGTTGCCTTATCAGGAGAAGGTGCGGACGAGCTCTTCGGCGGATATAACATTTACCGTGAACCGCTATCCCTTAAACCGTTTGAACGCATTCCGTCAGGCCTGAAAAAGATGCTTCTGCACGTTGCGGCTGTGATGCCTGAGGGTATGAGAGGAAAGAGCCTGCTTGAACGCGGCTGCACGCCGCTCCAAGATCGTTATATCGGTAACGCGAAGATCTTTGAAGAGTCTGTCAAAAAACAGCTGCTGAAGCATTACAATCCGAACCTTTCATATCGCGATGTGACGAAGACTTATTTTACAGAGAGCAGCTCATACAGCGATATCAATAAAATGCAGTATGTCGATATCCACACATGGATGCGTGGGGACATTTTGTTAAAAGCCGATAAAATGACGATGGCAAATTCCTTGGAACTCCGTGTGCCATTCTTGGATAAGGTTGTATTTGATGTGGCTTCGAAAATTCCTGATGAGCTGAAAACGAAGAACGGCACGACGAAATATCTTCTTCGCAAAGCCGCTGAAGGAATTGTGCCTGAACACGTATTAAACCGCAAAAAGCTTGGTTTCCCTGTACCGATCCGTCATTGGCTGAAAAACGAAATGAACGAATGGGTGCGGAACATCATTCAGGAAAGCCAAACGGATGCTTATATCCACAAGGATTATGTCCTTCAGCTTCTTGAAGACCACTGTGCGGACAAGGCTGATAACAGCCGTAAAATCTGGACTGTACTGATCTTTATGATCTGGCACAGCATCAATATCGAAAAACGCTATATGCCTGAAGAGCTGAACCATCAGCCTAAAGAAGTCATCTTTGTATAAACAGACAAGGCTTTCGATTCGTCGAAAGCCTTGTTATTATTCCTGTATTTTTCATTATTATTGATTACCCAATCCACACAAAGAATTCAGAAAAATAATTTATTGACATTTTTTTCGAGTGGGAAAGGCAGCAGGCAAAAACAAAGCTGCACTGCTGACTCGAAGAAAGGCACATTCCTTTAATGTCTTTAGAAACTGCCTTAATGTGGGGGCATGTTTGGCATTTATCGTTATTCTGATGGCTTATAGTCCCGATACGAGAGTAGCCGTCATTGTCGGACCGATTTGGTTTCTCATTTTACTTGCCGTTTATTATGCTAAAGGTTTCCACAAGAAAAATGCGGCTGCTGCCAGCGAGCGAAATATCAGTTGACCAAAAGAGCTCCCAATGAGCTCTTTTTTTGTGTGTTCATAGAAAATCTAGAACAGGAAAGAATAGGCATATGTTTTTAACAGGTTGGCTAAAGTTGCGAATCTTGTTTTATGATAAGATAAAAGTCATACGTTTGATCCCATATGTGAATGTTTTATGGAAAAATCAATACCCGAACTCTCATTACATCCGGGTAATCGATGGTTATTGCTTTCAAACATAATTTGAAAAATGGTAAAGTAAGACGAAGCAGGTCTTATGTTTGTTGAAGTGATTTATAATATTGGCCCTTCGCTACATATTCCGACCGTATTCTTTGCATATCTTGCCGGTCTTCTTCCGTCAAAGGGCGGATGACTTTTGCAGGACGGCCAAAGGCGAGATGGCCTGACGGAATGGTTTTTCCCGGCGGGACAAGACTGCCGGCACCAATAAATGCGCCTTCGCCAATTTCGGCTCCGTCTAATATGATTGAGCCCATGCCGATTAAGGCGTTCTTGCGGATAACAGCGCTATGAAGTGTAACCTGATGTCCTATAGTGGCGTCATCTTCAATGAGAAGCGTCCGATTCGGGCTTTGATGGAGACAGCTTAGATCTTGGATATTGACTCTGTTTCCGATTCTAGTAGGCGCGACATCTCCCCTTATGACAACAGAAAACCAAATGCTGGACTGTTCTCCGATAATGACATCACCGGTAATTGCTGCATTATCAGCTATAAAGGCTGTTGGGTGGATATCTGGCGTGTGTTCCTTATAAGGGTAGATCATAGTATTCATCCTTCTTTCTCTATTTAAATTTCGTATGAGGTGAAGAGCATGTGGACCTGGAAAGCAGACAGACCTGTTGCCGTGATTGTGATGATCCACGGAGCAAGTGAATATCACGGACGATATAAGTGGCTGATTGAAATGTGGAGATCTTCGGGTTATCACGTTGTCATGGGCGACTTGCCGGGCCAGGGGACAACCACAAGGGCCAGAGGTCATATTCGCTCATTTCAAGAATACATTGATGAAGTAGATACTTGGATAGATAAAGCACGAACCTTTGATCTGCCGGTTTTTCTTCTCGGCCACAGCATGGGCGGCCTGATTGCGATTGAATGGTTTAAACAGCAAAGAAATCCCCGCATTACGGGAATTATTTTATCATCACCGTGTCTCGGACTGCAAATGAAAGTCAATAAAGCGCTTGATTTTGCATCAAGAGGTTTAAATGTCATCGCCCCGTCGCTTAGGGTTGATGCAGGTTTATCACTTGATATGGCGACGCGCAATGAGGACGTCATCGAGGCCGATCAAAATGACTCGTTATATGTCAGGAAAGTTTCTGTCAGATGGTACAGAGAACTTTTAAAAACGATTGAGGCAGCAATGGTGCCGACAGAAGCGTTTTTGAGAGTGCCGCTTCTTGTGATGCAGGCCGGTGACGATAAGCTTGTTGACAAAACGATGGTCATCAAGTGGTTTAATGGTGTAGCTTCCCATAATAAAGCGTACAGGGAGTGGGAAGGGCTTTATCATGAAATATTTAATGAACCCGAAAGAGAAGATGTCTTTCAAGCAGCAAGAGCGTTTACTGATCAATATATTTGAATAAATTGGGGGTGCATGTGTTGACAGTACCGGAACAT
The Bacillus vallismortis genome window above contains:
- the metK gene encoding methionine adenosyltransferase, producing the protein MSKNRRLFTSESVTEGHPDKICDQISDSILDEILKKDPNARVACETSVTTGLVLVSGEITTSTYVDIPKTVRQTIKEIGYTRAKYGFDAETCAVLTSIDEQSADIAMGVDQALEAREGTMSDEEIEAIGAGDQGLMFGYACNETKELMPLPISLAHKLARRLSEVRKEDILPYLRPDGKTQVTVEYDENNKPVRIDAIVISTQHHPEITLEQIQRNIKEHVINPVVPEELIDEETKYFINPTGRFVIGGPQGDAGLTGRKIIVDTYGGYARHGGGAFSGKDATKVDRSAAYAARYVAKNIVAAELADSCEVQLAYAIGVAQPVSISINTFGSGKASEEKLIEVVRNNFDLRPAGIIKMLDLRRPIYKQTAAYGHFGRHDVDLPWERTDKAEQLRKEALGE
- the ytpA gene encoding phospholipase YtpA gives rise to the protein MWTWKADRPVAVIVMIHGASEYHGRYKWLIEMWRSSGYHVVMGDLPGQGTTTRARGHIRSFQEYIDEVDTWIDKARTFDLPVFLLGHSMGGLIAIEWFKQQRNPRITGIILSSPCLGLQMKVNKALDFASRGLNVIAPSLRVDAGLSLDMATRNEDVIEADQNDSLYVRKVSVRWYRELLKTIEAAMVPTEAFLRVPLLVMQAGDDKLVDKTMVIKWFNGVASHNKAYREWEGLYHEIFNEPEREDVFQAARAFTDQYI
- the asnB gene encoding asparagine synthase (glutamine-hydrolyzing); amino-acid sequence: MCGFVGVFNKHPLAQTADQEELIKQMNQMIVHRGPDSDGYFHDEHVGFGFRRLSIIDVENGGQPLSYEDETYWIIFNGEIYNYIELREELEAKGYTFNTDSDTEVLLATYRHYKEEAASKLRGMFAFLIWNKNDHVLYGARDPFGIKPLYYTTINDQVYFASERKSLMVAQNEIEIDKEALQQYMSFQFVPEPSTLDANVKKVEPGSQFTIRPDGDITFRTYFKANFKPVQTEEDKLVKEVRDAIYDSVKVHMRSDVPVGSFLSGGIDSSFIVSVAKELHPSLKTFSVGFEQQGFSEVDVAKETAAALGIENISKVISPEEYMNELPKIVWHFDDPLADPAAIPLYFVAKEAKKHVTVALSGEGADELFGGYNIYREPLSLKPFERIPSGLKKMLLHVAAVMPEGMRGKSLLERGCTPLQDRYIGNAKIFEESVKKQLLKHYNPNLSYRDVTKTYFTESSSYSDINKMQYVDIHTWMRGDILLKADKMTMANSLELRVPFLDKVVFDVASKIPDELKTKNGTTKYLLRKAAEGIVPEHVLNRKKLGFPVPIRHWLKNEMNEWVRNIIQESQTDAYIHKDYVLQLLEDHCADKADNSRKIWTVLIFMIWHSINIEKRYMPEELNHQPKEVIFV
- a CDS encoding gamma carbonic anhydrase family protein; the encoded protein is MIYPYKEHTPDIHPTAFIADNAAITGDVIIGEQSSIWFSVVIRGDVAPTRIGNRVNIQDLSCLHQSPNRTLLIEDDATIGHQVTLHSAVIRKNALIGMGSIILDGAEIGEGAFIGAGSLVPPGKTIPSGHLAFGRPAKVIRPLTEEDRQDMQRIRSEYVAKGQYYKSLQQT